The Sinomicrobium kalidii genome contains a region encoding:
- a CDS encoding VOC family protein: MMNPKKIWANLAVSDLDRTTKFYTELGFKPNSPHTSKELTSFIVGEDNFVMHFFLKNVLQTFLKSEIADSQKANEIVFTVSAESKDQVDDWAKEVESAGGKVVSGPEEFGKGYYGFVFADPDGHKFNVFYM, translated from the coding sequence ATGATGAACCCGAAAAAGATATGGGCAAATTTAGCCGTAAGCGATTTAGACCGGACAACTAAATTTTACACTGAACTGGGGTTTAAGCCCAACAGTCCACATACCTCTAAAGAACTGACAAGCTTTATTGTCGGTGAAGATAACTTTGTCATGCACTTCTTTTTAAAAAATGTACTCCAGACTTTTTTAAAAAGTGAAATAGCCGACTCGCAAAAGGCAAACGAGATTGTGTTTACGGTTTCAGCCGAAAGCAAAGACCAGGTGGACGATTGGGCGAAAGAGGTTGAAAGCGCAGGCGGAAAAGTTGTTTCCGGGCCGGAAGAATTCGGAAAAGGATATTACGGTTTTGTTTTTGCCGATCCTGATGGTCATAAGTTTAATGTCTTTTATATGTAA
- a CDS encoding class I SAM-dependent methyltransferase: MADKNDLDFTYTTIDKIFRLSIGETGDYSGAKYDGDFSMTLEEAQRAKHRFIADSLNIGKGSKVLDMACGWGPFIKYITAERGAESMGLTLSEGQAAACRKNGMKVFVQDCRYVKPEDYGTFDAITCIGGLEHFCSVEEWKAGKQEQVYKDFFTTLTKLLPVGGRFYMQTMTFSKNMPDFEDINIRAKKGSPAHVMALMIKEFPGSWLPYGPDMVIQNAMPGFKLISKSSGRLDYIETIGQWRKRFRKFNLKKYGLYLSLLPKYITDKEFRHQVEVFRISPNRICFEQEIMDHYRLVFERV; the protein is encoded by the coding sequence ATGGCTGATAAAAATGATTTGGATTTCACCTACACCACGATCGACAAGATTTTCCGCCTGAGTATTGGTGAAACCGGTGATTACAGCGGGGCAAAGTACGATGGTGATTTTTCCATGACGCTTGAGGAAGCACAGCGTGCAAAACACCGTTTTATTGCCGACAGCCTCAACATCGGGAAGGGGAGCAAAGTATTGGATATGGCCTGCGGATGGGGCCCTTTTATAAAGTATATTACAGCGGAAAGAGGAGCGGAAAGCATGGGGCTGACCTTATCGGAAGGCCAGGCGGCTGCCTGCCGGAAAAACGGGATGAAGGTCTTTGTACAGGATTGCCGCTATGTGAAGCCGGAGGATTACGGAACATTCGATGCGATCACCTGCATCGGCGGACTCGAACATTTTTGTTCGGTGGAAGAATGGAAAGCGGGAAAACAGGAGCAGGTTTATAAGGATTTTTTCACCACACTTACCAAATTGTTACCTGTTGGCGGAAGGTTTTATATGCAAACAATGACCTTCAGTAAAAATATGCCGGACTTTGAAGATATTAATATCCGCGCCAAAAAAGGTTCGCCAGCCCATGTAATGGCATTGATGATCAAGGAATTTCCGGGTTCCTGGCTTCCGTACGGACCGGATATGGTCATACAAAATGCAATGCCCGGCTTTAAACTGATCTCAAAAAGCAGCGGCCGGCTCGATTATATCGAAACGATCGGGCAATGGAGGAAAAGGTTCAGGAAGTTCAACCTGAAAAAATACGGACTTTATCTTTCCTTACTGCCAAAATATATCACTGACAAAGAATTCAGGCACCAGGTAGAAGTATTCAGGATCAGCCCCAACCGCATCTGTTTTGAACAGGAGATCATGGATCACTACCGGCTCGTATTTGAACGGGTTTAA
- a CDS encoding TonB-dependent receptor has product MKALLLVLTLGFVVVGYSQEYRLKGKITAVNDKPLPGVNVFETKAPGSGTQTDENGKFVLNFSEEGIYELTISHIGFTTQRINVDIGGSVPDLKVVMQESGFDLDEVVIVSNRDKETRDEVLSSISVLTSKQLAQTRQYSNVVSDIVARIPGVSLSNNRQQTRGQKLRGRSMLVLVDGIPQSTPLFVTDNLNYLDPSAIERIEVVKGSTSIYGNGAQGGIINYITKKGNTAKKMESHTKIGASSFLVKPDHTAGMHVSQFFNGQVGKVNYTLGGAYKQFGIMRSAKGEISSPKDGMGETEWYNLFSRIGFDAGKGYKLELMYNYFGNNQKSQLEQVSGVYGETPALGVFGERDPGLVGQGVKYNHNLRFSLNKSDIFKNTDLTATYYLQKFRTIYASYDYYTDLSQGYTGGQPELTSDQKGLRLNFNTDYALSDSFKGNIVYGLDILRNKTAQPMADGRLFTPEMDMKNYAGYLQIKAKIDDFIFKGGGRYETIDINVDDYTTIYRDNGETTGGGLAVKGGKLDYNAFTFNLGLRYNKWRFLQPYASFSQSFSVGELGRILRIATDPDIISDNIKDTRAVITDNFELGLEGRLTNKIRYGVNCFINKQKLGTTYIVNPETNFFELSRLPEKIYGAEFELNVIFNRKLDVDLSLSTIEGKTDNNDNGKFNDSEDEYMDGSRISPSIFRGDINYKLSPKWHVNIAGTYVGNRDRFEENEGGGYAYGRAPVKNFFLANLFTSYQLTDSTKVLVGIENLFNRDYYPLISQWSSRDADYIKGNGINCKVSVSIRL; this is encoded by the coding sequence ATGAAAGCTTTATTACTGGTACTCACTTTAGGTTTTGTTGTTGTTGGATATTCACAGGAATACCGACTTAAGGGAAAGATTACAGCTGTAAATGACAAACCCCTGCCCGGAGTAAATGTTTTTGAAACAAAAGCCCCCGGTTCCGGTACACAAACCGATGAAAACGGGAAGTTTGTTTTGAACTTTTCAGAAGAAGGCATCTATGAACTTACTATTTCACATATAGGCTTTACCACCCAAAGAATAAATGTGGACATCGGAGGTTCTGTCCCCGACCTGAAAGTGGTTATGCAGGAATCCGGTTTTGACCTGGATGAAGTGGTCATCGTTTCCAACAGGGATAAAGAAACACGCGATGAAGTGCTTTCATCCATTTCTGTCCTAACATCAAAACAGCTAGCTCAGACCAGGCAATATTCCAATGTAGTTTCCGATATCGTTGCGAGGATACCCGGTGTTTCGTTATCAAATAACAGGCAGCAGACCCGGGGGCAGAAACTAAGAGGCCGTAGTATGCTGGTTTTAGTGGATGGGATTCCCCAGTCCACTCCCCTTTTTGTAACGGATAACCTGAATTATCTGGACCCTTCTGCCATAGAAAGGATTGAAGTGGTCAAAGGCTCTACTTCAATATACGGGAACGGGGCCCAGGGGGGCATCATCAATTACATCACCAAAAAGGGCAATACCGCTAAAAAGATGGAATCCCACACTAAGATCGGTGCTTCATCCTTTCTTGTAAAACCGGACCATACGGCGGGAATGCATGTGTCCCAGTTTTTTAACGGCCAGGTGGGTAAGGTAAATTATACCTTGGGAGGTGCTTACAAGCAATTCGGCATTATGCGCAGCGCAAAGGGCGAGATCTCCTCCCCAAAAGACGGGATGGGCGAAACCGAATGGTACAACCTTTTTTCCAGGATTGGGTTTGATGCGGGCAAGGGGTACAAGCTGGAATTGATGTACAACTACTTTGGCAATAATCAGAAATCACAACTGGAACAGGTTTCGGGTGTCTATGGCGAAACCCCTGCCCTTGGTGTCTTTGGTGAAAGAGACCCCGGTTTGGTGGGGCAAGGTGTTAAGTACAATCACAACCTCAGGTTTTCATTGAATAAGAGCGATATTTTTAAAAACACAGATTTAACGGCAACCTATTACCTGCAAAAATTCAGGACTATCTATGCCAGCTATGATTATTATACAGACCTGTCGCAAGGCTATACCGGCGGACAGCCGGAACTTACATCCGATCAGAAGGGACTTAGGCTCAATTTTAACACTGATTATGCCTTGTCCGACAGTTTTAAGGGAAATATCGTTTACGGACTTGATATATTGCGCAATAAAACTGCCCAGCCCATGGCTGACGGAAGGCTGTTTACCCCTGAAATGGACATGAAAAATTACGCCGGGTACCTGCAGATCAAGGCAAAGATCGACGATTTTATCTTTAAGGGTGGCGGAAGATATGAAACCATTGATATCAATGTAGATGATTATACCACCATATATCGCGACAACGGGGAAACTACCGGTGGTGGGCTTGCCGTAAAAGGAGGTAAACTGGATTATAATGCGTTTACGTTTAATCTGGGGTTGCGTTACAACAAATGGAGATTCCTTCAGCCCTACGCGAGCTTTTCCCAGAGTTTTTCGGTCGGCGAACTGGGCAGGATTTTGCGGATAGCTACAGATCCGGATATCATAAGCGATAATATTAAAGACACCAGGGCCGTGATCACCGATAACTTCGAACTGGGGCTGGAAGGCCGCCTGACAAACAAAATCAGGTACGGGGTAAACTGTTTTATCAATAAGCAGAAGTTGGGCACAACCTATATTGTAAACCCCGAAACCAATTTTTTCGAGTTGTCAAGGTTGCCCGAAAAAATATACGGTGCCGAGTTTGAGCTGAACGTCATTTTTAACAGGAAACTTGATGTTGATCTTTCGTTATCGACCATCGAAGGCAAGACCGACAACAACGACAATGGAAAATTCAACGACAGTGAAGATGAATACATGGACGGCTCCAGAATAAGCCCGTCCATTTTCAGGGGCGATATCAACTATAAGCTTAGCCCGAAATGGCATGTAAATATAGCGGGGACTTATGTTGGAAACAGGGACAGGTTTGAAGAAAACGAAGGAGGCGGTTACGCGTATGGCCGTGCGCCTGTAAAGAACTTTTTTCTGGCCAATCTTTTTACGTCCTATCAACTTACAGACAGCACCAAGGTATTGGTCGGTATAGAAAACCTGTTCAATAGGGACTATTACCCGCTAATTTCGCAATGGTCATCCAGGGATGCGGATTACATTAAAGGCAATGGGATCAACTGTAAGGTATCGGTAAGTATAAGATTGTAG
- a CDS encoding AraC family transcriptional regulator, translating to MSKLPGMTMPDQIQNGGIFVLLQVMEQKVLDRPFELYVADMDCWEQRPLVYHFFEIVQILEGSGYREVNNNHFPYQKGSIFLFTPLDCRGFDIRTPTRFCSVRFSEVFLGQCRTAGEKERTAQWLRQLENIFFHHNRFRELKIQNPEDCRMITGWIQNITEEYLRKPPLYEENLKHLITLVLNILSRNVSEQGIKDHAKDEPLINRILLYIHENIGFPEKLRIGHLARRFNLSPNYVGEYFRKFTGESLQRYVTQYKIRLVEQRLANSPLTIGQIAGELGFTDESHLNRQFRKYNGLSPSAYRKSAGGSR from the coding sequence ATGTCAAAATTACCCGGTATGACGATGCCGGACCAGATACAAAACGGGGGAATTTTTGTACTTTTACAGGTTATGGAACAAAAGGTATTGGACCGTCCGTTTGAGTTGTATGTGGCCGATATGGACTGCTGGGAACAGCGCCCCCTCGTCTATCATTTCTTCGAAATTGTACAGATACTGGAGGGTAGCGGGTACCGGGAAGTGAACAATAACCATTTCCCTTATCAGAAAGGGAGTATTTTCCTGTTCACACCACTGGATTGCCGCGGATTTGACATAAGGACCCCGACGCGGTTTTGCTCGGTCCGTTTTTCCGAAGTCTTTCTGGGGCAGTGCAGGACAGCCGGAGAAAAAGAAAGAACGGCACAATGGCTGCGACAACTGGAAAACATATTTTTTCACCACAACCGTTTCCGGGAACTCAAAATACAAAACCCCGAAGATTGCCGGATGATCACCGGGTGGATACAGAACATAACGGAAGAATACCTCCGGAAACCTCCGTTATACGAAGAAAACCTGAAACATCTCATCACCCTGGTCCTTAATATTCTATCGCGTAACGTTTCGGAGCAGGGGATTAAGGACCACGCAAAAGACGAACCCCTGATCAACCGGATACTCTTGTACATCCATGAAAATATCGGCTTTCCGGAAAAACTACGCATAGGCCACCTGGCCCGGCGCTTTAACCTTTCCCCGAATTACGTGGGGGAGTATTTCCGGAAATTTACGGGAGAAAGCCTTCAGCGTTACGTTACACAATACAAGATACGCCTGGTGGAGCAGCGCCTGGCCAACAGCCCGCTTACAATAGGGCAAATAGCCGGGGAACTGGGGTTTACGGACGAAAGCCACCTGAACCGGCAATTCCGTAAATACAACGGATTGAGTCCTTCGGCCTATCGGAAGAGTGCGGGCGGGAGTCGCTGA
- a CDS encoding alkene reductase, translated as MNIKRTLLEPLSFPGLTLNNRVVMAPMSRRRSEKGIPGRSTAIYYGQRAGAGLIIAENTAVTPNGIGYLHTPGIYNDLQKTGWKRVTDEVHAKGGRIFIQLVHAGRIGHPENNEDGAPLVAPSAVKASGEIRTLHNGHLPIPEPLALSTADTGAMIEAHIKAAENAIEAGFDGVEIHGAHGFLPEQFLHPLSNRRTDRYGGNIANRSRFLLEIMEGVVAAIGKERTGIRLSPFATINDLPAYREEKETHQYLTDALRELDILYIHLSSQPVDGKPSINQEYIKEIRNRFHNLLIVAGGYTRESAEKMLRSGLADLIAFGRSFIANPDLVERFRHNTPLAAGDTSTYYQGGDCGYIDYPAIYDAAQADARP; from the coding sequence ATGAACATAAAAAGAACATTACTGGAACCGCTCTCCTTCCCCGGCCTTACGCTAAACAACCGTGTGGTTATGGCCCCGATGAGCAGGAGGCGTTCTGAAAAAGGCATTCCCGGCCGCTCCACCGCAATTTATTACGGGCAACGCGCCGGAGCCGGACTTATCATTGCCGAAAATACCGCGGTAACACCCAACGGCATCGGCTACCTCCACACCCCGGGCATTTATAATGATCTACAGAAAACCGGGTGGAAACGGGTCACCGATGAAGTGCACGCCAAAGGAGGCAGGATATTCATCCAGCTGGTGCATGCCGGGCGTATAGGGCATCCGGAGAATAACGAAGATGGTGCTCCCCTTGTGGCCCCTTCTGCCGTAAAGGCCAGCGGTGAAATACGCACCCTGCACAACGGCCATCTGCCCATACCGGAGCCCCTGGCACTGAGCACGGCAGATACCGGGGCAATGATAGAGGCCCATATAAAAGCTGCCGAAAATGCCATTGAAGCCGGTTTTGACGGGGTGGAAATACACGGGGCACACGGCTTCCTTCCGGAGCAGTTCCTTCACCCGCTTTCCAACAGGCGTACCGACCGTTACGGAGGCAACATTGCCAACCGCAGCCGTTTTCTCCTCGAGATCATGGAAGGCGTGGTTGCCGCCATCGGTAAGGAGCGTACGGGAATAAGGCTCTCCCCCTTTGCCACGATTAACGATCTGCCTGCATACAGGGAAGAAAAAGAAACCCACCAATACTTAACCGATGCCTTGCGTGAGCTGGATATCCTGTACATCCACCTTTCCAGTCAGCCTGTGGACGGCAAACCTTCCATAAATCAGGAATATATAAAGGAAATCCGCAATCGTTTTCACAACCTGCTGATCGTAGCCGGAGGGTATACCCGGGAATCTGCCGAAAAAATGTTACGATCCGGCCTTGCAGACCTTATCGCATTCGGAAGGTCGTTTATTGCCAATCCGGACCTTGTGGAACGGTTCCGCCATAATACTCCTCTCGCCGCAGGAGACACATCCACCTATTACCAGGGCGGAGACTGCGGATATATAGATTACCCGGCCATTTACGATGCTGCACAGGCCGATGCACGCCCCTGA
- a CDS encoding RNA polymerase sigma factor — translation MALTRYGIPLYYPKPNLFSAMDNVSDSVLVKLLSQDDEKAFTALYYRYAGKIKSFLSRLKLDKHTDDIIQETFITIWRKRHSLDSSRSPGAYIFTIAKNRALKSLNEELKNTVSEQEIPDREDSESSFIREAFHEALEASIDKLPERARQVLILKRIKGLSTDEIAQELGISKSTVENHMNRALALLKEELSGFSAISLLFLEIYFLH, via the coding sequence TTGGCGTTAACACGTTATGGCATCCCGCTGTATTATCCTAAACCTAACCTTTTCAGTGCAATGGACAATGTTTCGGACTCCGTTTTAGTCAAATTGCTGTCGCAGGACGATGAAAAGGCTTTTACTGCTTTATATTACAGGTATGCGGGGAAAATAAAATCTTTCCTCTCCCGCCTGAAACTCGACAAACACACAGACGATATCATCCAGGAGACCTTTATCACCATCTGGAGAAAACGCCACTCCCTGGACAGTTCCAGGTCACCCGGGGCGTATATCTTCACCATTGCCAAGAACCGGGCGCTGAAGTCCTTAAATGAAGAGTTAAAAAACACCGTCTCCGAACAGGAGATCCCGGACCGGGAAGATTCGGAAAGTTCATTCATAAGAGAAGCATTTCACGAGGCCCTGGAAGCCTCCATAGACAAACTGCCGGAACGTGCCAGGCAGGTACTTATCCTTAAAAGGATCAAGGGGCTTTCTACAGATGAAATTGCACAGGAACTCGGCATCAGCAAAAGCACCGTGGAAAACCACATGAACCGTGCCCTGGCCCTGTTAAAAGAAGAACTGTCCGGGTTTTCTGCAATTTCCCTGCTGTTCCTGGAAATTTACTTTCTGCATTGA
- a CDS encoding FecR family protein, protein MEKLHTLWQKYLEGTLTPEETSQLLDALEQKENHLMFTQWMEKEWDASENTAPKTPENRKRLEKIRKELGMGQPRPVRKLFRYTAAACILALIGLGIWEMTKSTSAGNDFIRLEVAAGEPAKAFLLPDSSSVWLNSATVLQYSGDFTNNREIRLQGEAYFEVTKDRNHPFRVTFRDNRLVVTGTRFLVKSYAGEDISRIGVKEGSVRVYHNSDSTSLKRNNSLFIDELGDTAVFKTTNLADIDAWREGVLNFSNIPLGEALNTLERYYGIHINVGTLSGTTIEKHITATYPPGTSLGEVMEGLRHLLDFRYEFTGSDMLKVYETQETVTP, encoded by the coding sequence ATGGAAAAACTGCATACACTCTGGCAAAAATACCTTGAGGGTACATTGACCCCGGAAGAAACATCGCAATTACTGGATGCCCTTGAGCAAAAGGAAAATCACCTGATGTTTACCCAATGGATGGAAAAGGAATGGGATGCATCCGAAAACACCGCCCCGAAGACCCCTGAAAACCGGAAAAGACTGGAAAAAATACGAAAAGAACTCGGCATGGGGCAACCCCGCCCGGTAAGGAAGCTGTTTCGTTATACCGCGGCGGCCTGTATCCTGGCACTGATAGGGTTAGGGATATGGGAAATGACCAAAAGCACTTCTGCCGGGAATGACTTTATCCGTCTTGAAGTGGCTGCGGGAGAACCTGCAAAAGCCTTTCTGCTCCCCGACAGCTCTTCCGTATGGCTGAATTCGGCCACTGTACTGCAATATTCCGGGGATTTTACCAATAACAGGGAAATCAGACTACAGGGGGAGGCCTATTTCGAGGTGACCAAAGACCGCAATCATCCTTTCCGCGTAACGTTCCGGGACAACCGGCTCGTGGTAACAGGGACCCGTTTTCTCGTCAAGTCCTATGCCGGAGAAGATATCTCGCGTATCGGGGTTAAGGAAGGAAGTGTGAGGGTTTATCACAACTCCGATAGCACCAGCCTTAAAAGAAACAACAGCCTGTTCATAGATGAACTCGGGGATACGGCGGTATTTAAAACAACAAACCTCGCAGATATCGATGCCTGGAGGGAAGGCGTATTGAACTTTAGCAATATTCCGCTCGGGGAAGCCCTCAATACCCTTGAAAGGTACTACGGCATACACATCAATGTCGGCACACTTTCCGGCACTACAATAGAAAAACATATTACGGCAACATATCCTCCCGGAACATCTCTTGGAGAGGTGATGGAAGGGCTGCGCCACTTGCTGGACTTCCGTTATGAGTTTACCGGTTCCGATATGCTGAAAGTATACGAAACACAGGAAACAGTAACCCCCTGA
- a CDS encoding TonB-dependent receptor, with translation MMNLLCKRAGLFIFLICGYLPVLTAQQDNIPDNIKVRLNPGSLRAVLEQVQQQTSYSFAYNNEEIDRVADAGIKQGEYNLKEILKTLQQKHHLDFKNRNRIIYVKRKKTGTARQIKGRVLDESGKPLPQANVIEKGTSNGVVTDMNGNFTTRISGTDAVLLISYLGYLTREVRPGDKSVISVNLQEDAAVLDEVVVTDRRNITEIKKPQMSVNRLSAEQIKRIPAVLGETDPLKSLLQLPGVTNAGEASSGFNVRGGAADQNLILLDGSPMFSDSHLFGFFSVFNADAISDMELYKGGIPSSFGGRVSSVLDVHQKNGDYQDFHMNGGIGLISSRLLAEGPLAKGKGSFLVAGRSSYAHLFLKLTDNNNSAYFYDLNTRLNYRFNENNTLFLSGYFGRDIFDIGDSFSSSYGNTMLNLRWKHDFSDNLSSDLSMIYSDYRFGLNLNSQDFQWDNAIETYSAKYDLRHYLSDSFSLHYGGHATYYDFNPGTLKPDGEDSGINFEQLDKKYALEPAFYIDAEHTISEKLSVRYGLRYSMFYRYGQQDINVYEDDRAVVFNPDFRIYEKGIPVSATHYGSGETIASFDNLEPRIGISYALNDNTSIKASYNRMSQYLHLLSNTQSPTPINIWTPSGPFTEPQLLDQVALGFFKNFRDDAYSLETEVFYKKVKNRIDYIDGADLIANNDIEQVILNGKARSYGLEVLLRKNTGRLTGWIAYTLSRAEQQTPGRTPEETGINNGDWYLSPYDKLHNLSVTGGYELNNKWSLGGSFTFQTGQPYTYPKGQYEIGGIRVPNYTSRNEDRLPSYHHLDVSATYTPKPKKKKGWQGEWVFSIYNLYSRKNSASVSFRPNEDTGVNEAVRLSIFGIIPSVTYNFKF, from the coding sequence ATGATGAATCTTTTGTGTAAAAGAGCAGGCCTCTTTATTTTCCTGATCTGTGGCTACTTGCCTGTACTAACGGCCCAGCAAGACAACATCCCGGACAATATAAAGGTGCGTCTCAACCCCGGTAGCTTACGGGCTGTACTGGAACAGGTACAGCAACAGACTTCCTATTCCTTTGCCTATAATAACGAAGAAATAGACCGGGTGGCCGATGCCGGAATAAAACAAGGCGAATACAACCTTAAAGAAATATTGAAAACACTGCAACAAAAACACCACCTTGATTTTAAAAACAGGAACAGGATAATCTATGTAAAACGAAAAAAAACCGGTACCGCCCGACAAATAAAGGGCCGTGTACTGGACGAATCCGGTAAGCCCCTTCCCCAGGCCAACGTCATTGAAAAGGGAACCTCGAACGGTGTGGTGACCGATATGAACGGTAATTTCACCACCCGGATTTCCGGGACAGACGCAGTGCTGCTCATCTCCTATCTGGGATATTTGACACGTGAAGTCCGCCCGGGGGATAAAAGTGTGATCAGCGTCAACCTTCAAGAGGACGCCGCCGTACTTGACGAGGTGGTGGTAACAGATCGCCGGAACATTACGGAAATTAAAAAACCGCAGATGAGCGTAAACCGGCTTTCGGCAGAGCAGATCAAGCGTATTCCGGCCGTGCTCGGAGAAACCGACCCGTTAAAATCGTTACTGCAACTTCCGGGGGTGACCAATGCCGGAGAAGCTTCTTCCGGTTTTAATGTCCGCGGCGGTGCGGCCGACCAGAACCTTATCCTGCTGGACGGCTCTCCCATGTTCAGCGATTCCCACCTTTTCGGTTTCTTTTCGGTGTTCAATGCCGATGCCATCAGTGATATGGAACTTTATAAAGGCGGTATTCCCTCGAGTTTCGGCGGTCGTGTTTCTTCCGTGCTGGACGTACACCAGAAAAACGGCGACTACCAGGACTTTCACATGAACGGCGGTATCGGGTTGATATCGAGCAGGCTATTGGCAGAAGGGCCGCTTGCAAAAGGAAAAGGTTCGTTTCTCGTTGCCGGAAGAAGCTCCTACGCCCACCTCTTTTTAAAATTGACGGACAATAACAACTCCGCATACTTCTACGACCTGAATACCAGACTGAATTACAGGTTCAACGAAAACAATACCCTGTTTTTGTCCGGTTACTTCGGCAGGGATATTTTTGATATCGGCGACAGCTTTTCCAGTTCATACGGAAACACCATGCTCAACCTCCGGTGGAAACACGACTTTTCCGATAATCTCAGTTCCGATCTGTCAATGATCTACAGTGACTATCGCTTTGGCCTGAACTTAAATTCCCAGGATTTTCAATGGGACAACGCTATTGAAACCTATAGCGCAAAATACGACCTGAGGCATTATTTATCGGATAGTTTCAGCCTGCACTACGGCGGCCATGCCACTTATTACGATTTTAATCCGGGGACGTTAAAACCGGACGGCGAAGACTCCGGGATCAACTTTGAGCAGCTGGACAAAAAATATGCCCTGGAACCGGCCTTTTATATCGATGCCGAACATACGATCTCTGAGAAATTATCGGTGAGGTACGGCCTGCGGTACAGCATGTTCTATCGCTACGGACAACAGGACATCAATGTTTATGAAGATGACCGGGCCGTGGTCTTTAACCCGGATTTCCGGATCTATGAAAAAGGGATACCTGTAAGCGCAACGCATTACGGCAGCGGGGAAACCATTGCGAGTTTTGACAACCTGGAACCCCGTATAGGAATTTCGTATGCCCTGAACGACAACACCTCCATAAAAGCCAGCTACAACAGGATGTCTCAGTATTTGCACCTGCTTTCCAATACCCAGTCCCCCACGCCGATAAATATCTGGACACCCAGCGGCCCTTTTACAGAACCACAGCTGCTGGACCAGGTAGCACTGGGGTTTTTTAAAAATTTCAGGGATGATGCCTATTCTTTGGAAACCGAAGTTTTTTATAAAAAGGTAAAAAACCGTATCGATTATATAGATGGTGCAGACCTTATTGCCAATAACGATATCGAACAGGTGATCCTGAACGGAAAAGCCCGTTCATATGGCCTGGAGGTACTGCTCCGGAAAAACACCGGAAGGCTCACCGGGTGGATCGCCTATACCCTCTCCCGTGCCGAACAACAAACCCCGGGGCGTACACCCGAAGAAACAGGGATCAACAATGGCGACTGGTATCTGTCGCCCTACGATAAGCTGCACAACCTGTCCGTAACCGGAGGGTATGAACTGAATAACAAATGGTCGCTGGGCGGAAGCTTTACGTTTCAGACCGGGCAACCGTACACCTACCCGAAAGGACAGTACGAGATCGGGGGGATCAGGGTACCCAATTACACATCGCGGAACGAAGACAGACTTCCCTCCTATCACCATCTGGACGTTTCGGCTACGTATACGCCGAAACCCAAAAAGAAAAAGGGCTGGCAGGGCGAATGGGTCTTTAGCATTTATAATCTGTACAGCAGGAAAAATTCGGCCTCTGTCAGTTTCCGTCCCAACGAGGACACCGGTGTTAACGAAGCAGTCCGCCTCTCCATATTCGGCATTATCCCGAGTGTAACCTATAACTTTAAATTTTAA
- a CDS encoding DUF4249 domain-containing protein, which produces MASFKYIFLFTALACLVSCEDVVDIDLDTDEPRLVIDAGIEWVKGTDGSRQTVKLSTTTGYYTSDIPPVSGAGVNVVNSSGTVFNFRENPGTGLYVCTDFEPVIGETYELTVTVDGQTYTAGEKLMSVPEITRIEQDIAAGFQEDEIEVTFYYQDNPEEDNHYMARFEADVLVYPEYDIDDDRFTQGNEMFESFSHEDLEVGDRVDIRLSGISERFDNYMSLVLDAADSDPFGTPPANVRGNIINTTNETDYAYGYFRLSEVDTTSYVVK; this is translated from the coding sequence ATGGCCTCTTTTAAATATATATTTCTTTTTACAGCACTTGCATGTTTAGTTTCGTGTGAAGATGTGGTCGATATCGACCTGGATACCGATGAGCCCCGCCTGGTCATAGATGCCGGAATAGAATGGGTAAAAGGCACCGACGGAAGCCGGCAAACCGTTAAGCTGAGCACAACTACCGGTTATTATACGTCCGACATTCCCCCGGTTTCCGGTGCCGGGGTCAATGTAGTTAACAGCAGCGGTACCGTTTTTAATTTTCGGGAAAATCCCGGAACCGGGCTGTATGTCTGTACCGATTTCGAACCCGTTATCGGGGAAACCTACGAACTGACCGTCACCGTGGACGGACAAACCTATACCGCCGGCGAAAAACTTATGAGTGTCCCCGAAATTACGCGTATAGAGCAGGACATTGCCGCAGGGTTCCAGGAGGATGAGATTGAGGTTACATTTTATTATCAGGACAATCCCGAAGAAGACAATCACTATATGGCCAGGTTTGAAGCCGATGTTCTTGTCTATCCGGAATACGATATCGATGACGATAGATTTACGCAGGGAAATGAAATGTTCGAGAGTTTCAGTCATGAAGACCTCGAAGTCGGTGACCGTGTCGATATACGCCTGAGCGGGATTTCCGAACGTTTTGACAATTATATGTCGCTTGTCCTGGATGCAGCCGACAGCGATCCTTTCGGCACACCGCCTGCCAATGTAAGGGGAAATATTATAAATACTACCAATGAAACCGATTATGCCTATGGTTATTTCCGGCTTTCCGAAGTAGATACGACCTCGTATGTGGTGAAGTGA